The sequence cctggatttttttttctgcttgaaatgattttaattgatgtttaaAGCGCAACAATACCAAGAGCAGCAAAAGAAATGTGGTTTGTTCGGTTTTTTAAAGAGACAACTGTCGGAGAAAAGCCACATTTATCGAAACTTAATTGTCAGTCTCTCTGGCCTTTTTTCTGGATTGCTACCAAGGCGTTTCTCTTCGCAGGTGGGCATCTTCTCCCAGTCAACAGTGGCGAACTCCATGACGGATCGCCTCATGGCCCTCACAAGTACAGCATGTTCTGGGTTCTCATACGGAATCCTTCCAaagaaccaaacaaaaaaaacgggaaaaaaagaaagtaaatgaCCAGATGTTTCCTTTTGCGATGAGAAAACTATAAAGTATAAACGTGAATGGATTTGACACTAATATGGTACCCAATGCAtagcaaatattttttaatgtttattttgtaCCCCTTAGTCAAGAAGTAAAGCGAAGTCAGGGGAAATAGAATGAAGAACAGAAGCAAAGGGGGTGGTTTCGCTACAGATTTTTATCTGTACCCCCACTtcccagctgagcagcaagacTGCTGCCATTCCCCACACTTTCTGCACATCTCAGCTGTTTCCCTACTGCTCATTTGTGTGGGTGGAGGAATGGCTTACAGGTGGGGCTGAGAACGTGTGAGAATCCATTCCTCATGGGCATGTACTCTCAAAATGAATGGATGTAGGGTTTtacgggggtgggggaagataaCCACCCACATCtgcctcctctctcacacacaaaaacatttatAGATGGAAGGAATCTTGTGCGGAGTCCCATTGTGAATGAGGAGTAAATGTGTATCTACAGCCCTCCACTCTTCCCAACCTCTGTTTGGCCAATGacaagaagtggggaggggagggaggtgagACTGCAGCGATGCCTCCTTTCCCCTGCTTATCAGCAGGAGGGGATGCTGCAATTTGCATACAATTAGAAAGCGGGCTGCAAGCAACCATTTGTCTGCTCCTGAACTAGAGACAGAAATAATCAGCATTTTCTTAGAGAGTGTTGCATAGTGACCAgagaatgtaaaaaataaataaatgcatttgagATGTGCTTATTCTACAAGGCCTGTTGGGAAAGTGGTCTTTTTGTTACTGAACACAATTCCCTTTTTCATTAGCGGATTatgttcactttctccatgcacaGTAGCCGGTTAATTACGCACATTGGGGCAATGTGAATGGAATGGCTGGCTAACCTGTATCTGCCAGCcgaggataacacttcatgcatcagATGAAACAGGCATGATATATTagggcaaaataaatattttgtttttaagttggcATTAGACTGGGAGCCTCGTATCTAAATATTAATGGATTAGAAATAAAGGAAGAGCAGATCTTGCTTACTTAACCAGGTGATTTCCAAACTCGCAACCTAAAACAAAGATTGGAAAAAGTTATTCATGTCTGCATACCCCCTGACATGCAGAATACTGAACAGATACAGACAATTCTAAATTCCATTAGATTCAAATGGCAAGTTTTGTAAATTAGCAATTTGGCCTAAATGGTTCACTGAGTGAGATAGTTCTTTCTAGTTACTCGCTTAGCCTTATACACTGgtgcctctggttatgtacttaattcgttccggagatccgttcttaacctgaaactgttcttaacctgaagcaccactttagctaatgggacctcccgctgccactgcgccgccagagcacgatttctgttcttatcctgaagcaaagttcttaacctgaagcgttatttctgggttagcggagtatgcaacctgaagcgtatgtaacccgaggtaccactgtatacagttaaCTTGTGATTGATTTCTCCCTGTTGACAAAATCATATTTGCTTCCCATTTGTCACATGCTTCAACTACACATAACTAAGAAAAAGGGAGCAGCAGGTAGAGGTTTCTAAAGATTTTTGTGCACAGATTAGGAATTTTCAATGGCTGTGGCAGTAGTCACTGCAATACAACTGAAGAGACTTGCCATAAAACTGGAAATCTATGACTTGTGGGCCAAATTTTGCTTGCCTGTTCAACACCTGACAACACATGTCCATCAGGCTGATGCTTGGGGAGTTCAGTTCTGCTTGGTTTGGGATGTGCAGGAGAGGTTGCTCACCCACCTAATCCCTGCAGGAAGCAGGACTGAACCTGCCCTCCAGCTGATATATgtagagttcaatcctgcttgctCATTTGCTCCTAATGTGCCAAACATTGACTgccaaaggggtgggtgggggcagtaTCTGACCCACCAGGCGAAAAAGCTGCCCTATAAATGAGAAGGAAAGCAGCTATGTGTTTGGAGCACATTCCAAGCCCATTTTCTTTTTAAGCTTTAAAATCTCAAAGACCAATATTAGATATCCAGGAGAGAGAAGAATAGCTGAATTATACAGTAAATACCTTGAGTAATTTAACAGTGGTTTTTTCTTCTAAAAGATAACAGCTTTTACTGAGAAGTCTAGAATGGCAATGCGTGTAAATCACAACAAGCCCTCAAAGAATCCCAAGTAGACTGCTAAAAAGCGAGGCTATTATACAAGTTTATATAAATTATGAAAGTCATTTAACGTAAGGAGGCAATGCTTGTtcatctgcattattattattattattatttttctaaatcACTGTTAAATACCTGGAGGCAATCTCATCACTCTGGTTGGTGTTAGGCAAAATGATGGCTTAGGCAAAAACGGCTCATCGATTTTCTTCCCAAATCCTATAGAATGAAGCACGAGGGACCTTTCATGGTCATATATATGAACAGCTGATACTCTTTCTTTTGGAGTTACTTCTGTAACATAGGAATAGATGGCATTATCAAGAGCTCAACCAGCTGCTGACATACTGTACTCATTTATTCTTTAGGTGGGTGACAGCCTAGCATTAAGGGATGTTGCAGCTTGTGTGATTTGCGGTCAGTAGTAGCTTAATGTTTCTAGAGAGGCAGGCTTCTGGCCACAGTCAAGAGAGCTCTTTTAGGTGCACCCATGGGTTACCTCTGCTCCCTGTGGGGCTTTTTGACACCACCACCCCCACGAGCTACAGTCTCCCCTGCTATATTCCAAACTGCTTTTTGGAACTGTCCTATGTCGCTTACAAATGATTGGGTTATGGGAATTGAGAGGACTTCCTACTGCTAGTATGTGAAAGGTGTTAAATGATAGGCTCCCATAGTCCACCTTGAATAGGCCAGTTTTAGTAAGCATTACACAGGGCTTGTTCCACGAAACTAATTAATTAACTTTGCAAATTAATTTAGCAATGCCAGCTACTTGTGTTTTCGCAACTGCTTTGTCAAATGGCC is a genomic window of Lacerta agilis isolate rLacAgi1 chromosome 12, rLacAgi1.pri, whole genome shotgun sequence containing:
- the LRRC72 gene encoding leucine-rich repeat-containing protein 72, whose translation is MLKHNCCLTELYLNNNEIRDISGALKHIHVLRILMLHNNHLKNLEKTVKELQGMQHLQTLNLFNNPMSHDRRYHLYVIYHIPSVTLFDRKEVTPKERVSAVHIYDHERSLVLHSIGFGKKIDEPFLPKPSFCLTPTRVMRLPPGCEFGNHLVKIPYENPEHAVLVRAMRRSVMEFATVDWEKMPTCEEKRLGSNPEKRPERLTIKFR